One Hydrogenophaga crassostreae genomic region harbors:
- a CDS encoding urease accessory protein UreF has product MPEPGPSSAGLLQLLWLASPTLPVGGFSYSEGLEAAVESGLVSDEASAAEWVLDQLHLGLARSDMAVVAQAIPAWREGNLRRVTELNDWILQTRETQEFRLQAEQMGRSLQTWALSLGELGNGIYEQLKSAELDPPSYPVAMACAIAHSEARVGDALLTYGFSWAENMVQAAIKSVPLGQSAGQRILAKLALAMPAAVQQALSLTDDTRQAFTPLLAILSAQHETQYSRLFRS; this is encoded by the coding sequence ATGCCTGAGCCAGGCCCCAGCAGCGCCGGCTTGCTGCAACTGCTGTGGCTGGCTTCGCCCACCTTGCCGGTCGGCGGATTTTCGTATTCCGAAGGCCTGGAAGCCGCGGTGGAGAGCGGCCTGGTGAGCGATGAGGCCAGCGCCGCCGAATGGGTGCTCGACCAGCTGCACCTCGGTTTGGCGCGCAGCGACATGGCGGTGGTGGCGCAGGCCATTCCCGCCTGGCGCGAAGGCAATCTGCGCCGCGTCACCGAACTCAACGACTGGATTCTTCAAACCCGCGAGACGCAGGAATTTCGTTTGCAGGCCGAGCAAATGGGCCGCTCGCTGCAAACGTGGGCACTGTCCCTGGGCGAGCTGGGCAACGGCATTTACGAACAACTGAAAAGCGCCGAACTCGACCCGCCCAGCTATCCCGTGGCCATGGCCTGCGCCATCGCCCACAGCGAAGCCCGCGTGGGCGATGCGCTGTTGACCTATGGTTTTAGCTGGGCTGAAAACATGGTGCAAGCCGCCATCAAATCTGTGCCCCTGGGCCAGAGCGCCGGCCAGCGCATCTTGGCAAAACTGGCGCTCGCCATGCCCGCCGCCGTGCAACAGGCCCTGAGCCTCACCGACGACACCCGTCAGGCATTCACACCCCTGCTCGCGATTCTTTCCGCACAACACGAAACCCAATACTCGAGACTGTTCAGATCGTAG
- the ureE gene encoding urease accessory protein UreE — translation MQQVSKLIPQGQGLAAVIVNRAPFLELDWDLRQKSRFDATTSEGRSVGVFLPRGTVIRGGDVLITTAGTFIRVIAAPQAVLRITACTAHDHGHSHDHGAFDLMRAAYHLGNRHVPIELKPDHLKIEPDHVLAEMLRAMHLNVEEIRASFEPESGAYGQPNSHSSGHSHGAHGDHAHA, via the coding sequence ATGCAACAAGTCTCCAAACTCATCCCCCAAGGCCAGGGGCTGGCCGCCGTGATCGTCAACCGCGCGCCGTTTCTCGAACTCGACTGGGACCTGCGGCAAAAGAGCCGATTCGATGCGACCACTTCGGAAGGGCGCAGCGTGGGCGTGTTCCTGCCACGCGGCACCGTGATCCGCGGCGGCGATGTGTTGATCACCACCGCCGGCACCTTCATCCGCGTCATCGCCGCGCCGCAAGCCGTGTTGCGCATCACCGCTTGCACCGCCCATGACCATGGGCACAGCCACGACCACGGCGCCTTCGACCTCATGCGCGCCGCTTACCACCTCGGCAACCGCCATGTGCCCATCGAACTCAAACCCGATCACCTGAAGATCGAGCCCGACCACGTGTTGGCCGAGATGCTGCGCGCCATGCACCTCAACGTGGAAGAAATCCGCGCCAGCTTCGAGCCGGAATCCGGCGCCTACGGCCAACCGAACTCACACAGCAGCGGGCACAGCCACGGCGCACATGGCGATCACGCGCATGCCTGA
- the ureC gene encoding urease subunit alpha: protein MASIPRSAYADMFGPTVGDRVRLADTGLIVEVEKDYTLRAGGYGEEVKFGGGKTIRDGMAQSQRTRAEGAMDTVLSNALIIDHWGIVKADIGLKDGRIAAIGKAGNPDTMPRVDIVIGPGTEIISCEGNIVTAGGIDSHIHFICPQQVDEALASGVTTMLGGGTGPATGTFATTCTPGPWHIERMLQAADGLSMNLGFLGKGNASLPAALHEQVHAGAIGLKLHEDWGTTPSAISNCLDVAEETDVQVAIHSDTLNESGFVEDTIAATKGRALCAFHTEGAGGGHAPDIIRVVGEANFIPSSTNPTMPYTVNTLDEHVDMLMVCHHLDASIPEDLAFAESRIRRETIAAEDILHDMGAISIMSSDSQAMGRVGEVIIRTWQAADKMKSQRGTLEQDSSRNDNFRVKRYIAKYTINPAIAHGIAHTVGSLEVGKWADIVVWKPAFFGVKPALVLQGGSISLAAMGDPNASIPTPQPVHYRPMFGSLGSSLARGSLTFVSQAAQSAGVAERYGLRKATVAVKDCRSVSKASMVHNSYLPKMEIDPQRYTVRADGVLLTCEPATKLPLAQRYFLF, encoded by the coding sequence ATGGCCAGCATCCCAAGAAGCGCTTATGCCGACATGTTCGGTCCCACCGTTGGCGACCGCGTGCGCCTGGCCGATACCGGCCTGATCGTCGAAGTTGAAAAGGACTACACGCTCCGCGCCGGTGGCTACGGTGAAGAAGTGAAATTCGGTGGCGGCAAGACCATCCGCGACGGCATGGCGCAAAGCCAGCGCACCCGCGCCGAGGGCGCGATGGACACCGTGCTCAGCAATGCGCTCATCATCGACCACTGGGGCATTGTCAAGGCCGACATCGGCCTGAAAGACGGTCGCATTGCGGCCATCGGCAAAGCGGGCAACCCCGACACCATGCCGAGGGTCGACATCGTCATTGGCCCCGGCACCGAAATCATCAGCTGCGAAGGCAACATCGTCACCGCCGGCGGCATCGACAGCCACATCCACTTCATCTGCCCACAACAGGTCGACGAAGCCCTGGCCTCGGGCGTCACCACCATGCTCGGGGGCGGCACGGGCCCGGCCACCGGCACCTTCGCCACCACCTGCACCCCCGGCCCCTGGCACATCGAACGCATGCTGCAAGCGGCCGACGGCCTGTCGATGAATCTGGGCTTTCTGGGCAAGGGCAACGCCAGCCTGCCGGCCGCCTTGCACGAGCAGGTCCATGCCGGCGCCATCGGCCTGAAACTGCACGAAGACTGGGGCACCACGCCCAGCGCGATCAGCAACTGCCTGGATGTGGCCGAAGAAACCGACGTGCAAGTCGCCATCCACAGCGACACGCTCAACGAATCGGGCTTCGTGGAAGACACCATCGCCGCCACCAAAGGCCGCGCCCTTTGCGCCTTCCACACCGAAGGCGCCGGCGGCGGCCATGCGCCCGACATCATCCGCGTGGTCGGCGAGGCCAACTTCATCCCGTCGAGCACCAACCCGACCATGCCCTATACGGTCAACACGCTCGACGAGCATGTGGACATGCTCATGGTCTGCCACCACCTCGATGCATCCATCCCCGAAGACCTGGCATTCGCCGAAAGCCGCATCCGCCGCGAGACGATTGCCGCCGAAGACATCCTGCACGACATGGGCGCCATCAGCATCATGAGCAGCGACAGCCAGGCCATGGGCCGCGTCGGCGAAGTGATCATCCGCACCTGGCAAGCCGCCGACAAAATGAAAAGCCAACGCGGCACGCTGGAACAAGACAGCAGCCGCAACGACAACTTCCGCGTCAAGCGCTACATCGCCAAATACACCATCAACCCGGCCATTGCCCACGGCATCGCCCACACCGTGGGCTCGCTCGAAGTCGGCAAATGGGCCGACATCGTGGTCTGGAAACCCGCCTTCTTCGGCGTCAAGCCCGCGCTGGTTTTGCAAGGCGGCAGCATTTCGCTCGCCGCCATGGGCGACCCCAACGCCTCGATCCCGACCCCGCAGCCGGTGCATTACCGCCCCATGTTCGGCAGCCTGGGCAGCTCGCTGGCGCGCGGCAGCCTGACCTTCGTATCGCAAGCCGCGCAAAGCGCGGGCGTGGCCGAGCGCTACGGACTGCGCAAAGCGACCGTGGCGGTGAAAGACTGCCGCAGCGTGAGCAAGGCCAGCATGGTGCACAACAGCTACCTGCCCAAGATGGAGATCGATCCGCAACGCTACACCGTGCGCGCCGATGGCGTCTTGCTCACCTGCGAACCCGCCACCAAACTCCCTCTGGCCCAGCGCTACTTTCTGTTCTGA
- a CDS encoding urease subunit beta: MIPGELLTDAGEHALNPGRRTLTLVVQNAADRPVQVGSHYHFAETNAALSFDREAAKGMRLNIASGTAVRFEPGQQRTVELVDYAGERTVIGFRGLFQGKV, translated from the coding sequence ATGATCCCCGGAGAACTCCTCACCGACGCGGGCGAGCACGCCCTCAACCCCGGCCGCCGCACGCTCACGCTGGTGGTACAAAACGCCGCCGACCGCCCGGTGCAGGTCGGCTCGCACTACCACTTCGCCGAGACCAACGCTGCTTTGAGCTTCGACCGCGAGGCCGCCAAGGGCATGCGGCTCAACATCGCCAGCGGCACCGCCGTGCGCTTCGAGCCGGGCCAGCAACGCACGGTCGAGCTCGTCGACTACGCAGGCGAACGCACCGTCATCGGCTTTCGCGGCCTCTTTCAAGGAAAGGTTTGA
- the ureA gene encoding urease subunit gamma — protein sequence MELTPREKDKLLIFTAGLLAERRKARGLKLNYPEAVALISAAVMEGARDGKTVAQLMSEGRTVLTRDDVMDGIAEMIPDIQVEATFPDGTKLVTVHQPIP from the coding sequence ATGGAACTCACACCCCGCGAAAAAGACAAGCTGCTGATCTTCACCGCCGGCCTGCTCGCCGAGCGGCGCAAGGCGCGCGGCCTCAAGCTCAACTACCCCGAAGCTGTGGCGCTGATCAGCGCGGCCGTCATGGAGGGCGCGCGCGATGGCAAGACCGTTGCCCAGCTCATGAGCGAAGGGCGCACCGTGCTCACCCGCGACGACGTGATGGACGGCATCGCCGAAATGATTCCGGACATCCAGGTCGAAGCCACCTTTCCCGATGGCACCAAGCTGGTGACGGTTCATCAGCCGATACCGTGA
- a CDS encoding hybrid sensor histidine kinase/response regulator, with product MEDYALRFTPQRFRQWSEWRVANTAFGAASFLILEAVGATLLVKYGFINAFWAILATGLIIFMAGLPISVYAARYGVDMDLLTRGAGFGYIGSTITSLIYASFTFIFFALEAAVMAYALELALDIPPAWGYLICALVVIPLVTHGVSVISRFQVWTQPLWLVMMVVPFVAVWLADPEAFAKVVHYGGQSGAGSRFNWNLFGAALTVGIALITQMGEQADYLRFMPARDPKRPLRWWLGVLAGGPGWVVLGVLKMLGGALLAFLAISHMVPPERAVDPNQMYLAAYEYVFPHYGWAVAATALFVVVSQLKINVTNAYAGSLAWSNFFSRLTHSHPGRVVWVVFNTLIAFMLMEMNVFQALGEVLGLYSNIAIAWIMAVVADLVINKPLGWSPKGIEFKRAYLYDINPVGVGAMGLASALSIAAHLGLMGGLAEAFSAVIAMVTALVAAPLIAWATKGRYYIARTDTETVPPRGTGAAAPNPGQAEPPCNGCAEHGAARYTVQTCVICEREYEAPDMAHCPAYQGAICSLCCTLDARCGDLCKPQARLSEQWLSALRWVLPRKVWPFLKAGLAHYLLLMLVMAPVLAAVLALLYRQQAAGLDAGLETMADAGLLDAALRSGFVRVYAVLLLIAGTVAWWLVLAHKTREVAQEESNRQTHLLMQEIASHQRTDQELQRARQAADQANQAKTRYISTISHELRTPLNSILGYAQLLQEDAGMAPHRAQAIRVIHRGGEHLLSLIEGTLDIARIESGKFTLDVKPMPFAQTMQEVAGMFELQAAAKGLRFVLDTSGHRPLPQVVRADEKRLRQILINLLGNAVKFTRAGEVRLRVSHAFEIAQFEVHDTGPGMEREEIERVFEPFARGAQGVSEQAPLAQGAAAGGTGLGLTIAKMLTDLMGGEMKVRSTPGEGTVFTVRLLLSEVHGAVAPRMSVAPFHGYEGPRRRVLVVDNEEVDRELLQRWLQPLGFEVQLATSGHDALALLEGLKPGDETAPDAVFLDLAMPGIDGWETLRRLRARGWGSLPLAIVSANAFDKGLVADMGGAPVHSPPDFFVKPVRRDDLLMWLGQVMDLTWSEPPPQASEAVGPAQAKPTGQPDLVHAIAPGELLPLLDLVRLGYYRGIVQWLDQWVAQRPEHTDFAQGLRTLAREFRFEAIEQRLLPLCPAALPANPQP from the coding sequence ATGGAGGACTACGCGCTGCGCTTCACGCCCCAGCGCTTTCGCCAATGGAGCGAATGGCGGGTGGCCAACACCGCGTTTGGCGCCGCGTCGTTCCTGATCCTGGAGGCGGTGGGCGCGACCCTGCTGGTCAAGTACGGCTTCATCAATGCCTTCTGGGCCATTCTGGCCACCGGGCTGATCATCTTCATGGCCGGTTTGCCGATCAGCGTGTACGCCGCGCGCTATGGCGTGGACATGGACTTGCTCACCCGCGGGGCGGGCTTTGGCTACATCGGTTCGACCATCACCTCGCTGATTTATGCCTCGTTCACCTTCATCTTTTTTGCGCTGGAGGCGGCGGTGATGGCTTACGCGCTGGAGCTGGCGCTGGACATTCCGCCGGCCTGGGGCTACCTGATCTGCGCGCTGGTGGTGATCCCGCTGGTGACCCACGGCGTGTCGGTGATCAGCCGTTTTCAGGTCTGGACCCAGCCGCTCTGGCTGGTGATGATGGTGGTGCCGTTTGTGGCCGTCTGGCTGGCCGATCCGGAGGCGTTCGCCAAAGTGGTGCATTACGGCGGCCAATCTGGTGCGGGAAGTCGGTTTAATTGGAACCTTTTTGGTGCAGCCTTGACGGTCGGCATTGCGCTGATCACGCAAATGGGCGAGCAGGCCGATTACCTGCGCTTCATGCCGGCCCGTGATCCGAAGCGGCCGCTGAGATGGTGGCTGGGCGTTCTGGCCGGCGGGCCGGGCTGGGTGGTGCTGGGTGTGTTGAAGATGCTGGGCGGCGCTTTGCTGGCCTTCCTCGCCATCAGCCACATGGTGCCGCCCGAGCGCGCGGTGGACCCCAACCAGATGTACCTCGCGGCCTACGAGTATGTGTTTCCGCACTACGGCTGGGCGGTCGCGGCCACGGCGCTGTTCGTGGTGGTATCGCAACTGAAGATCAATGTGACCAATGCCTACGCCGGCTCGCTGGCCTGGAGCAACTTCTTTTCCCGCCTGACGCACAGCCACCCGGGTCGTGTGGTCTGGGTGGTGTTCAACACGCTGATCGCGTTCATGCTCATGGAGATGAACGTGTTCCAGGCGCTGGGCGAGGTGCTGGGGCTGTACTCCAACATCGCGATCGCCTGGATCATGGCGGTGGTGGCCGATCTGGTGATCAACAAGCCGCTGGGCTGGAGCCCCAAGGGCATCGAGTTCAAGCGCGCCTACCTGTACGACATCAACCCGGTGGGCGTGGGCGCCATGGGCCTGGCTTCGGCGCTGTCGATCGCTGCCCATCTGGGCTTGATGGGCGGACTGGCCGAGGCGTTCTCGGCCGTGATCGCGATGGTGACCGCGCTCGTGGCTGCGCCCCTGATCGCCTGGGCCACCAAGGGCCGCTACTACATCGCAAGAACCGATACGGAAACCGTGCCGCCGCGCGGGACTGGCGCCGCAGCCCCCAACCCCGGGCAGGCCGAACCGCCTTGCAACGGTTGCGCGGAGCACGGTGCTGCGCGCTACACCGTGCAGACCTGCGTCATCTGCGAGCGCGAATACGAGGCGCCCGACATGGCGCATTGCCCGGCCTATCAGGGGGCGATCTGTTCGCTGTGCTGCACGCTGGATGCGCGGTGCGGCGACCTGTGCAAGCCGCAGGCGCGTTTGTCCGAGCAATGGCTGTCAGCCTTGCGCTGGGTGTTGCCGCGCAAGGTGTGGCCTTTTTTGAAGGCGGGTCTGGCGCATTACCTGTTGCTGATGCTGGTGATGGCGCCGGTGCTCGCGGCGGTGCTGGCCTTGCTGTACCGGCAGCAGGCTGCGGGGCTGGACGCCGGGCTGGAGACCATGGCCGACGCGGGTTTGCTCGACGCGGCCTTGCGCTCGGGTTTTGTGCGGGTGTACGCGGTGCTGCTGCTGATTGCGGGCACGGTGGCCTGGTGGCTGGTGCTGGCGCACAAGACGCGCGAGGTGGCGCAGGAGGAGTCCAACCGGCAGACCCATTTGCTGATGCAGGAGATCGCCTCCCACCAGCGCACCGATCAGGAGCTCCAGCGCGCGCGCCAGGCCGCCGACCAGGCCAACCAGGCCAAGACCCGCTACATCAGCACCATCAGCCACGAGCTGCGCACGCCGCTCAATAGCATCCTGGGCTACGCGCAACTGCTGCAGGAAGACGCCGGCATGGCGCCGCACCGCGCGCAGGCGATTCGCGTGATCCACCGCGGCGGCGAGCATCTGCTGTCCCTGATCGAGGGCACGCTGGACATCGCGCGCATCGAATCGGGCAAGTTCACCCTCGATGTCAAGCCCATGCCGTTTGCCCAGACCATGCAGGAGGTGGCCGGCATGTTTGAGCTGCAGGCGGCGGCCAAGGGGCTGCGGTTTGTGCTTGACACCAGCGGACACCGCCCGTTGCCGCAGGTGGTGCGCGCCGATGAAAAACGGCTGCGCCAGATACTGATCAACCTGCTGGGCAACGCGGTGAAGTTCACCCGCGCCGGCGAGGTGCGCCTGCGGGTGAGCCATGCGTTCGAGATTGCGCAGTTCGAGGTGCACGACACCGGGCCGGGCATGGAGCGCGAGGAGATCGAGCGCGTGTTCGAGCCGTTCGCGCGCGGGGCGCAGGGGGTGAGCGAGCAGGCGCCGCTGGCGCAGGGCGCGGCCGCGGGCGGCACCGGCCTGGGCCTGACCATCGCCAAGATGCTGACCGACCTCATGGGCGGCGAAATGAAGGTGCGCAGCACGCCCGGCGAAGGCACGGTGTTCACCGTGCGCCTGCTGCTGTCCGAGGTGCATGGCGCGGTGGCACCGCGCATGAGCGTGGCGCCGTTTCATGGCTATGAGGGGCCGAGGCGGCGGGTGCTGGTGGTGGACAACGAGGAGGTCGACCGCGAGCTGCTGCAGCGCTGGCTGCAGCCGCTGGGCTTCGAGGTGCAGCTGGCCACCAGCGGCCACGACGCGCTGGCGCTGCTGGAGGGACTCAAGCCGGGTGACGAGACCGCGCCCGATGCGGTGTTTCTCGACCTGGCCATGCCCGGTATCGACGGCTGGGAAACGCTGCGGCGTCTGCGCGCGCGTGGCTGGGGCAGCTTGCCGCTGGCCATTGTCTCGGCCAACGCCTTCGACAAGGGTCTGGTGGCCGACATGGGTGGCGCGCCGGTGCACAGCCCGCCCGATTTTTTCGTCAAGCCGGTTCGGCGCGATGACCTGCTGATGTGGCTGGGCCAGGTGATGGACCTGACCTGGAGCGAGCCCCCGCCCCAGGCGTCCGAAGCCGTTGGCCCGGCGCAGGCCAAACCGACCGGTCAACCCGATCTGGTCCATGCCATCGCGCCCGGCGAACTGCTGCCACTGCTCGATCTTGTGCGCCTGGGCTACTACCGGGGAATCGTGCAATGGCTGGACCAATGGGTGGCCCAGCGTCCCGAACACACCGACTTTGCCCAGGGCCTGCGCACGCTCGCCCGGGAATTCCGCTTTGAAGCCATCGAGCAGCGCTTGCTGCCGCTGTGCCCCGCCGCGCTGCCCGCGAACCCCCAACCATGA
- a CDS encoding response regulator transcription factor: protein MNTHLSPPEPHPGAAGIGGQALVVLIVDDVPDNVAPLHDALDEAGYTVLVALDGESAIRRAQQALPDVILLDAVMPGIDGFEVARRLKADPDTTLIPIIFMTGLTETEHLVAALEAGGVDYVTKPIKPREVMARMGVHLRTAQHVKAGAVERSQARNALDAFGYASITVRASDGKLMWQTPLARDLLQRYCGTNAPYTPPAVLQWLRRHLGDAQAQREPPRLTLESGPRRLTFRLHQQVGDQDGSELEEATDGDWLIVMQETSDAAVLESVAQAFGLTAREAEVLYWVVKGKINRDIGDILGTSPATVKKHLERIHAKMGVETRTAAAAMAINRVPLLQPQHGG, encoded by the coding sequence ATGAACACCCATCTGTCACCACCCGAGCCCCATCCCGGAGCCGCCGGCATTGGCGGGCAGGCGCTGGTGGTGCTGATCGTGGACGATGTGCCCGACAACGTGGCGCCGCTGCACGACGCGCTCGATGAGGCGGGTTACACCGTGCTTGTGGCGCTGGACGGCGAGAGCGCCATCCGCCGTGCGCAGCAGGCGCTGCCCGATGTGATCCTGCTCGACGCGGTCATGCCCGGCATCGACGGCTTTGAGGTCGCGCGTCGCCTCAAGGCCGACCCCGACACCACGCTGATTCCCATCATCTTCATGACCGGCCTGACCGAGACCGAGCACCTGGTGGCGGCGCTGGAGGCCGGCGGCGTGGACTACGTGACCAAGCCCATCAAGCCGCGCGAAGTCATGGCGCGCATGGGCGTGCACCTGCGCACCGCGCAGCATGTGAAGGCCGGCGCGGTCGAGCGCAGCCAGGCGCGCAACGCGCTCGATGCCTTCGGCTACGCCTCGATCACGGTGCGCGCCAGCGACGGCAAGCTGATGTGGCAAACGCCGCTGGCGCGCGACCTTCTGCAGCGCTATTGCGGCACCAACGCGCCCTACACGCCGCCCGCCGTGCTGCAATGGCTGCGCCGCCACCTCGGCGATGCCCAGGCGCAGCGCGAACCGCCCCGCCTGACACTGGAAAGCGGCCCGCGCCGCCTGACCTTCCGCCTGCACCAGCAGGTCGGCGACCAGGACGGTTCGGAGCTCGAAGAGGCCACCGACGGCGACTGGCTCATCGTCATGCAGGAAACCTCGGATGCGGCCGTGCTCGAATCGGTGGCGCAGGCGTTTGGCCTGACCGCGCGTGAAGCGGAGGTGTTGTACTGGGTGGTCAAGGGCAAGATCAACCGCGACATCGGCGACATCCTGGGCACCAGTCCGGCCACGGTGAAGAAACACCTGGAGCGCATCCACGCCAAGATGGGGGTGGAGACGCGCACGGCGGCCGCGGCCATGGCGATCAACCGGGTGCCGCTGCTGCAGCCACAACACGGCGGCTAG
- the urtA gene encoding urea ABC transporter substrate-binding protein, with amino-acid sequence MQRRFTLKALSVAAALGAFGLSAHAADTIKVGILHSLSGTMAISETVLKDVALMTIDEINAKGGVMGKKLEPVIVDPASNWPLFAEKAKQLIDNDNVAATFGCWTSVSRKSVLPVFEEKNSLLFYPVQYEGEELSKNVFYTGAAPNQQAIPAVEYLMSKDGGSAKRFVLLGTDYVYPRTTNKILRAFLKAKGIPESDIMEEYTPFGHSDYQTIIANIKKFAAEGKKTAVVSTINGDSNVPFYKELGNAGLSAKDVPVVAFSVGEEELRGVDTKPLVGHLAAWNYFMSIKNPTNAAFVKQWSDYAKAKGIPGHKDKPLTNDPMEATYLGIHMWAQAVEKAKSTDTDKVIAAMAGQTFKAPGGFMSTMDKENHHLHKPVFIGEIKADGQFNVVWKTPGPVVADPWSDYIAENKGKKNVPMMK; translated from the coding sequence ATGCAACGTCGTTTCACCCTCAAAGCCCTGTCCGTGGCCGCCGCCCTAGGCGCTTTCGGCCTCTCGGCCCACGCCGCTGACACGATCAAGGTCGGCATCCTGCACTCGCTGTCGGGCACGATGGCCATTTCCGAGACCGTGTTGAAAGACGTGGCCTTGATGACCATCGACGAGATCAATGCCAAGGGCGGCGTGATGGGCAAGAAGCTGGAGCCGGTGATCGTGGACCCGGCCTCCAACTGGCCGCTGTTTGCCGAGAAGGCCAAGCAGTTGATCGACAACGACAATGTGGCCGCCACCTTTGGTTGCTGGACCTCGGTGAGCCGCAAGTCGGTGTTGCCGGTGTTTGAAGAGAAGAACTCGCTGTTGTTCTACCCGGTGCAGTACGAAGGCGAAGAGCTGAGCAAAAACGTGTTCTACACGGGCGCGGCGCCCAACCAGCAGGCCATTCCTGCGGTCGAGTATCTGATGAGCAAAGACGGCGGCTCGGCCAAGCGCTTTGTGTTGCTGGGCACCGATTATGTGTACCCCCGCACCACCAACAAGATCCTGCGCGCTTTTCTGAAGGCCAAGGGCATTCCCGAGTCGGACATCATGGAGGAGTACACCCCCTTCGGCCACTCCGACTACCAGACCATCATCGCCAACATCAAGAAGTTCGCGGCTGAAGGCAAGAAGACGGCCGTGGTTTCGACCATCAACGGCGACTCCAACGTGCCGTTCTACAAGGAGCTGGGCAACGCCGGCCTGAGCGCCAAAGACGTGCCAGTCGTCGCCTTCTCCGTCGGTGAGGAAGAGTTGCGCGGTGTGGACACCAAGCCGCTGGTGGGCCACCTGGCCGCCTGGAACTACTTCATGTCGATCAAGAACCCGACCAACGCGGCGTTCGTCAAGCAGTGGAGCGACTACGCCAAGGCCAAGGGCATTCCCGGCCACAAGGACAAGCCTTTGACCAACGACCCGATGGAAGCCACCTACCTCGGCATCCACATGTGGGCGCAAGCGGTCGAGAAAGCCAAATCCACCGACACCGACAAGGTCATCGCGGCGATGGCCGGCCAGACCTTCAAGGCGCCGGGCGGCTTCATGTCCACCATGGACAAGGAAAACCACCATCTGCACAAGCCGGTCTTCATCGGCGAGATCAAGGCCGACGGGCAGTTCAACGTGGTCTGGAAGACGCCGGGCCCGGTGGTCGCCGATCCATGGAGCGACTACATCGCCGAGAACAAGGGCAAGAAAAACGTGCCCATGATGAAGTGA